One genomic region from Labeo rohita strain BAU-BD-2019 chromosome 7, IGBB_LRoh.1.0, whole genome shotgun sequence encodes:
- the LOC127168580 gene encoding basement membrane-specific heparan sulfate proteoglycan core protein-like isoform X2, whose protein sequence is MNNFQESCCSILGVLLFFLLQVSCADPDVDVVHKAVGDSLELIADYSKKDLEVQWKYNEDSGSFSIVAVGQSGQHPTKIIELHVHGRITDVQIVYSDSWLQLKNICMFHLLCLASGDPNPSYSWTRHQVKAQSQHLKISLRPAESTTLTCTASNSISFKYITKTVVCTGKPSMPSDLIIYVKIESSVSWLQDICMFHLWCLASGHPNPSYSWIGHQTQGPHLNITLRPAESATFNCTANNTVSMKYATKTVVCTEKSEGQTLCVKS, encoded by the exons TGTCGTGTGCTGATCCAGATGTTGATGTTGTGCACAAAGCTGTTGGAGACTCATTGGAATTAATTGCTGATTATTCAAAAAAAGACCTTGAAGTGCAGTGGAAATATAATGAG GATTCTGGAAGCTTCAGTATTGTTGCAGTAGGACAATCTGGCCAACATCCAACAAAAATCATTGAGCTTCATGTTCATG GTCGCATCACAGATGTTCAGATTGTGTACAGTGATTCCTGGTTGCAGTTGAAAAACATTTGTATGTTTCATCTTCTGTGTCTAGCATCTGGTGATCCAAATCCCTCGTACAGCTGGACGCGTCATCAGGTCAAGGCTCAAAGTCAACACCTGAAGATCAGCCTCCGTCCAGCAGAGAGCACTACACTCACCTGCACAGCCAGCAACAGCATCAGTTTCAAGTATATAACTAAGACTGTAGTGTGTACTGGAAAACCAAGTATGCCATCAG ATCTCATCATATATGTAAAGATTGAGTCCAGTGTTTCCTGGCTCCAAGACATTTGCATGTTTCATCTTTGGTGTCTGGCATCAGGCCATCCAAATCCCTCCTACAGCTGGATTGGTCATCAAACTCAAGGCCCACATCTGAATATCACTCTCCGTCCAGCAGAGAGCGCTACATTCAACTGCACAGCCAACAACACTGTCAGCATGAAGTATGCTACTAAGACTGTAGTGTGCACAGAGAAATCTGAGGGTCAGACATTGTGtgtaaaaagttaa
- the LOC127168580 gene encoding T-lymphocyte surface antigen Ly-9-like isoform X1, which translates to MNNFQESCCSILGVLLFFLLQVSCADPDVDVVHKAVGDSLELIADYSKKDLEVQWKYNEVMFAEYQNNNLKIVKPDVFHKRLKINEDNISVTVENLKLQDSGSFSIVAVGQSGQHPTKIIELHVHGRITDVQIVYSDSWLQLKNICMFHLLCLASGDPNPSYSWTRHQVKAQSQHLKISLRPAESTTLTCTASNSISFKYITKTVVCTGKPSMPSDLIIYVKIESSVSWLQDICMFHLWCLASGHPNPSYSWIGHQTQGPHLNITLRPAESATFNCTANNTVSMKYATKTVVCTEKSEGQTLCVKS; encoded by the exons TGTCGTGTGCTGATCCAGATGTTGATGTTGTGCACAAAGCTGTTGGAGACTCATTGGAATTAATTGCTGATTATTCAAAAAAAGACCTTGAAGTGCAGTGGAAATATAATGAGGTTATGTTTGCTGagtatcaaaataataatttaaaaatagttaaaccTGATGTATTTCACAAAAGGTTAAAGATTAATGAGGACAATATTAGTGTAACAGTAGAAAACCTTAAACTCCAGGATTCTGGAAGCTTCAGTATTGTTGCAGTAGGACAATCTGGCCAACATCCAACAAAAATCATTGAGCTTCATGTTCATG GTCGCATCACAGATGTTCAGATTGTGTACAGTGATTCCTGGTTGCAGTTGAAAAACATTTGTATGTTTCATCTTCTGTGTCTAGCATCTGGTGATCCAAATCCCTCGTACAGCTGGACGCGTCATCAGGTCAAGGCTCAAAGTCAACACCTGAAGATCAGCCTCCGTCCAGCAGAGAGCACTACACTCACCTGCACAGCCAGCAACAGCATCAGTTTCAAGTATATAACTAAGACTGTAGTGTGTACTGGAAAACCAAGTATGCCATCAG ATCTCATCATATATGTAAAGATTGAGTCCAGTGTTTCCTGGCTCCAAGACATTTGCATGTTTCATCTTTGGTGTCTGGCATCAGGCCATCCAAATCCCTCCTACAGCTGGATTGGTCATCAAACTCAAGGCCCACATCTGAATATCACTCTCCGTCCAGCAGAGAGCGCTACATTCAACTGCACAGCCAACAACACTGTCAGCATGAAGTATGCTACTAAGACTGTAGTGTGCACAGAGAAATCTGAGGGTCAGACATTGTGtgtaaaaagttaa
- the LOC127168579 gene encoding uncharacterized protein LOC127168579 codes for MPRSSKHLNMNIFRESCCSILGVLLFFLLQVSCADPDMEVVHKAVGDSLELTADYPKDDLEVMWKYNGTEFAEYQNNNFKTDKPDVFHERLRMNKDNISVTVTDLKIRDSGSFSIIALEKSGRQHPTKTIELHVHDLITDVQIEYNDSWSQLNNICTFHLWCLASGDPNPSYSWTHHQVKTQGSHLKISLRLAENSTLTCTVNNTISVKNTTKTVVCKKSDDSNMSSGFRQEYLLIAVGVCIVVIVIFSATVTVCCRWQRNKGQGESEAGITVYEDVNADATAKKRSESVINGMSIYETVDDTKISQKLPQTLYDKINYQRHPAVSANTSSPYQEVL; via the exons ATGCCTCGGTCATCTAAACATctgaacatgaacatctttcGAGAGTCCTGCTGCTCCATTTTAGGAGTTCTTCTGTTCTTCCTTCTCCAAG TGTCGTGTGCTGATCCAGATATGGAGGTTGTGCACAAAGCTGTTGGAGACTCACTGGAATTAACTGCTGATTATCCAAAAGATGATCTTGAAGTGATGTGGAAATATAATGGGACTGAATTTGCTGAGTATcagaataataattttaaaactgatAAACCTGATGTATTTCATGAAAGGTTAAGGATGAATAAGGACAATATTAGTGTAACAGTAACAGACCTTAAAATCAGAGATTCTGGAAGCTTCTCTATTATTGCACTAGAAAAATCTGGTCGACAACATCCAACAAAAACCATTGAGCTGCATGTTCATG ATCTCATCACAGATGTTCAGATTGAGTACAATGATTCCTGGTCACAGTTAAACAATATCTGCACGTTTCATCTTTGGTGTCTGGCATCTGGTGATCCAAATCCCTCCTACAGCTGGACACATCATCAGGTCAAGACTCAAGGATCACACCTGAAGATCAGCCTCCGTCTAGCAGAGAACTCTACACTCACCTGCACAGTAAACAACACCATCAGTGTCAAGAATACTACTAAGACTGTAGTGTGCAAGAAATCAGATGATTCAAATATGTCATCAG GGTTCCGTCAGGAGTATTTGCTGATCGCGGTAGGAGTCTGTATCGTCGTTATCGTCATATTCAGCGCAACAGTCACTGTGTGCTGCAGGTGGCAGAGGAATAAAG GACAAGGAGAAAGTGAAGCTGGTATTACAGTCTATGAAGACGTGAACGCAGATGCCACTGCAAAG AAACGCTCTGAAAGCGTTATTAACGGGATGTCCATATATGAAACGGTGGATGACACAAAAATCTCACAAAAATTG CCTCAAACCCTGTATGACAAAATCAACTATCAGCGTCACCCTGCGGTCAGTGCCAACACTTCCTCCCCTTACCAGGAAGTCCTGTGA